The DNA sequence CTGCGAAGAGGATGGCGACCGTTTTCTTGCCGACTTCTTAAAAGCAAATAGAAAAGTGATCATCGGGGCTTGTGCTCCCAATATGCAAAGAAAGATGTTCAAACAAGCTTTTAAAGATGCTGGTTTAGATGTAGAAAAAGACGCTGTAATGTTGGATATCCGTGATATGACCAATGAAAAGGCCTTTGATGTAGTTAAAAATGCGCTCAAGGAATTGGGATATGAAGGGGATGAATAATCATGAGTGAATCAACATTTATGGGCGTTTCCCGAGAAAAAATTGATTGGAGCCCAAGAATAGACTTCACGAAGTGCAACTATTGTATGGAATGTGTAGAATTTTGCCCTCATAAGGTATTTGAGGTGAATGAGGAGGCAGAACAAAAATTCAGTGTCAAGAACCCAAACAATTGTGTTGTGTTCTGCCGTGCTTGCGGAAAAACCTGTGGCTTAGATGCGATTGAGTTTCCCAACAAGACAGAAACCACCAAGCGGATCAAGGAAATCAGACAGGAGGCAGTAAGTGATGAGTAAAGCCTATGCGGTTTTACCCTGCAATGGTCTCGATAAATGTGCAGGGTGCATCACCAAAGAGGTTGCGGTAAAACTGACTCAAAAATCGGACAGCAAGATTATATGTCCAGTATTCTATCGCGTTTCGGATGCCCGATATAATAAATTAGCGGAAGAAAATCCTGTTATTGTTATCGATGGCTGTGCCACAAGATGTGCCAGCAAACTGGCAGCGGAAAAAGGAATTAAGGTTTCTAAGAAAATCAATATTGCGGACGAAGCAAAGACAAACAACATCGTCCTCGGGGAAAATTTGGTATTGGGTGAAAACGAATTGCGGTTAGCTGGAATTGTAACAGATAGCCTGTTAAAAGAGGAGTATAAGCTGCTAACAAAGAACGAGCAGAATAAGGCTGAAGATTCATCGGCTTTTCCTGAAAGCTTCGAGTATGAAAGCTATACCAAGGATAAGTTTGTATTTCGATTGCCTAAAGAAGAAGGGTTTTACTTCAATGAAAATGACTGCTGGGCCTATGTGATTGGTAATAAAGCACGAGTCGGCGTAACTGATTTTGTCCAA is a window from the Dehalobacter sp. DCA genome containing:
- a CDS encoding 4Fe-4S dicluster domain-containing protein, with product MSESTFMGVSREKIDWSPRIDFTKCNYCMECVEFCPHKVFEVNEEAEQKFSVKNPNNCVVFCRACGKTCGLDAIEFPNKTETTKRIKEIRQEAVSDE
- a CDS encoding putative zinc-binding protein, with product MSKAYAVLPCNGLDKCAGCITKEVAVKLTQKSDSKIICPVFYRVSDARYNKLAEENPVIVIDGCATRCASKLAAEKGIKVSKKINIADEAKTNNIVLGENLVLGENELRLAGIVTDSLLKEEYKLLTKNEQNKAEDSSAFPESFEYESYTKDKFVFRLPKEEGFYFNENDCWAYVIGNKARVGVTDFVQKSLSDIMFFTPPALGSQIEQFEEVGTIESGKAVFEIVCPVSGTVTAVNYKLLEAPELINQNPYEEGWIAELELADFESDKELLHTFDTYFKILKRKVDEFHV